A region of Granulicella sibirica DNA encodes the following proteins:
- a CDS encoding DNA translocase FtsK, whose protein sequence is MKPLRLDSTPTRNRRLNEILGMIVLVSAGLLLLALISYTPSDPSFNTAGGYATGRPARNWTGMVGAFASDALLQTIGIAVFFLPLVMIRLGICWLRSKPAGSPAAKNLGLVLWLIAAPAAIALLPSHLLWRSALPIEGAFGRIVSDAMIHFLNLPGATIVLALMVAVSLYLATTFTFSTAREWATTRFGFLATMRERLEARRQRRASREALDDAASGFESKRELAARKLRRENERDYPAPVAVTPEGLPIVPEPTTLLGGLFGWLTSRRKHKNDLGVAPPSADPEPAFERISPSLFSNQPRTNVDAPPVTPLSTAAAAAAPYADALAAASRPIEPAAFPDTFHEGGRDVFATPISRRTHEDDEDDFFANARPLPIPNVNEIPSQSRPRPTLVPKAAPAAARTETPQPIPPPLPQAPEPISFGRRADADVKAVAITPKSIRGYKLPPSSLLFHSEEQSQVREEALREEARTLVEKCAEFGVDGTVTQINPGPVVTTFEFRPDAGVKYSRVTGLADDLCLAMAAESILIERMAGKSTVGIQVPNHDRETIWLRDVVECESFVKSKSKLAIALGKDINGAIVTADLAAMPHVLIAGSTGSGKSVAINAMIMSVLYKSTPEQVRMILVDPKRVELGMYEGIPHLFTPIITEAKLAANALRNAVREMERRLKLLAANHVRNIDQFNKLFDNGSEYLFEDVNQEPLPYIMIIIDELADLMMLDRSNVEESITRLAQMARAVGIHLVLATQRPSVDVITGLIKANVPTRMSFRLATKTDSRTIIDSNGAESLLGRGDMLFLPPGTSRLQRVHAPFVTEKEIAAVTEFWRAQGEAEYVEGFLEGPKDEKDGAEGSDPSADDNDPMYDDAVRLVFEFQKASTSLLQRRLRIGYGRAAHLIDLMHRDGLVGPPDGSKPREILKTANWISEVEPISR, encoded by the coding sequence ATGAAGCCACTCCGACTCGATTCGACGCCAACCCGCAATCGTCGCCTCAACGAGATCCTCGGCATGATCGTCCTCGTCTCCGCCGGCCTCCTCCTGCTCGCCCTCATCAGCTACACCCCATCCGACCCCTCCTTCAACACCGCCGGCGGATACGCCACCGGTCGCCCCGCCCGCAACTGGACCGGCATGGTCGGAGCCTTTGCCTCCGACGCCCTCCTCCAGACCATCGGCATCGCCGTCTTCTTCCTCCCTCTCGTCATGATCCGCCTCGGCATCTGCTGGCTTCGGTCCAAGCCCGCCGGCTCCCCCGCCGCGAAGAACCTCGGTCTAGTCCTCTGGCTCATCGCCGCCCCCGCCGCCATCGCCCTCCTGCCCAGTCACCTCCTCTGGCGCAGCGCGCTCCCCATCGAAGGCGCATTCGGCCGCATCGTCTCCGACGCCATGATCCACTTCCTCAACCTTCCCGGCGCCACCATCGTCCTCGCTCTCATGGTCGCCGTCTCCCTCTACCTCGCGACTACCTTCACCTTCTCCACCGCCCGCGAGTGGGCCACCACCCGCTTCGGCTTCCTCGCCACCATGCGCGAGCGCCTCGAAGCCCGCCGCCAGCGACGCGCCAGCCGCGAAGCCCTAGACGACGCCGCCAGCGGCTTCGAGAGCAAGCGCGAACTCGCCGCCCGCAAGCTCCGCCGCGAAAACGAGCGCGACTACCCCGCACCCGTCGCCGTCACCCCCGAAGGCCTGCCCATCGTCCCCGAGCCCACCACCCTCCTCGGCGGTCTCTTCGGCTGGCTAACGTCACGCCGCAAACACAAGAACGACCTCGGCGTCGCCCCCCCCTCAGCGGATCCGGAACCCGCCTTCGAACGCATCTCCCCCAGCCTCTTCAGCAACCAGCCCCGCACCAACGTCGACGCCCCACCCGTCACTCCCCTCTCCACCGCCGCCGCGGCCGCCGCCCCCTACGCCGACGCCCTCGCCGCCGCCTCTCGCCCGATCGAACCCGCCGCCTTCCCCGACACCTTCCACGAGGGCGGACGCGACGTCTTCGCCACCCCCATCTCCCGCCGCACCCACGAGGACGACGAAGACGACTTCTTCGCCAACGCCCGCCCCCTCCCCATCCCCAACGTCAACGAGATCCCATCACAGTCCCGCCCCCGCCCCACGCTAGTCCCCAAAGCCGCCCCTGCCGCCGCACGCACCGAGACCCCCCAACCCATACCTCCGCCCCTCCCCCAGGCCCCCGAGCCCATCTCCTTCGGCCGCCGCGCCGACGCCGACGTCAAGGCCGTAGCCATCACCCCCAAGTCCATCCGAGGCTACAAACTCCCCCCATCCTCCCTCCTCTTCCACTCCGAAGAGCAGTCCCAGGTCCGCGAAGAAGCCCTCCGCGAAGAGGCCCGCACCCTCGTCGAAAAGTGTGCCGAGTTCGGCGTCGACGGCACCGTCACCCAGATCAACCCCGGCCCCGTCGTCACCACCTTCGAGTTCCGCCCCGACGCCGGCGTCAAGTACTCCCGCGTCACCGGCCTCGCCGACGACCTCTGCCTCGCCATGGCCGCCGAGTCCATCCTCATCGAGCGCATGGCCGGCAAATCCACCGTAGGCATCCAGGTCCCCAACCACGACCGCGAAACCATCTGGCTCCGCGACGTAGTCGAGTGCGAGTCGTTCGTAAAGAGCAAAAGCAAATTAGCCATTGCTCTAGGAAAGGACATCAACGGAGCCATCGTCACGGCGGACCTCGCCGCCATGCCTCACGTCCTCATCGCCGGATCCACCGGCTCCGGAAAATCCGTGGCCATCAACGCCATGATCATGTCCGTCCTCTACAAGTCCACCCCCGAGCAGGTCCGCATGATCCTCGTCGACCCCAAGCGCGTCGAGCTCGGCATGTACGAGGGCATCCCCCACCTCTTCACCCCCATCATCACCGAGGCCAAGCTCGCAGCGAACGCGTTGCGAAACGCGGTCAGGGAGATGGAACGCCGCCTCAAGCTACTCGCCGCCAACCACGTCCGCAACATCGACCAGTTCAACAAGCTCTTCGACAACGGCTCCGAGTACCTCTTCGAGGACGTCAACCAGGAGCCCCTGCCCTACATCATGATCATCATCGACGAGCTCGCCGACCTCATGATGCTCGACCGCTCCAACGTCGAAGAGTCCATCACCCGCCTCGCCCAGATGGCCCGCGCCGTCGGCATCCATCTCGTCCTCGCCACCCAGCGCCCCTCCGTCGACGTCATCACCGGCCTCATCAAGGCCAACGTCCCCACCCGCATGAGCTTCCGCCTCGCCACCAAGACCGACTCCCGCACCATCATCGACTCGAACGGAGCCGAATCCCTCCTCGGCCGCGGCGACATGCTCTTCCTCCCCCCCGGCACCAGCCGCCTCCAGCGCGTCCACGCCCCCTTTGTAACTGAAAAAGAAATCGCCGCAGTTACAGAATTCTGGCGCGCCCAGGGCGAAGCCGAGTACGTCGAAGGCTTCCTCGAAGGCCCCAAAGACGAGAAGGACGGAGCCGAAGGCAGCGACCCGTCCGCCGACGACAACGACCCCATGTACGACGACGCAGTCCGCCTAGTCTTCGAGTTCCAAAAGGCCAGCACCAGCCTCTTACAACGCCGCCTACGAATAGGCTACGGCCGCGCCGCCCACCTCATCGACCTCATGCACCGCGACGGCCTGGTAGGCCCCCCCGACGGCAGCAAGCCGAGAGAAATTTTGAAGACCGCAAACTGGATCAGCGAAGTGGAACCAATCTCCCGTTGA
- a CDS encoding PA2169 family four-helix-bundle protein has protein sequence MANASDTLKEVESVLKEVIDNLSDGQKGFAQIGEHIKDEQLKRYFLAESLKRAQFRGELESELHRDGVHDIKNEGTASGSLHRVWGDLKAKVGVSDHELLATAEQGEDVAKKTYQDALEQELPATVRTLLTEQQRHIIASHDFVRNHRDATK, from the coding sequence ATGGCAAACGCATCGGATACGCTGAAGGAAGTGGAAAGTGTTTTGAAGGAAGTTATCGACAATCTCTCCGACGGGCAGAAGGGTTTTGCGCAGATCGGCGAGCACATCAAGGATGAGCAGCTCAAGCGGTACTTCCTCGCCGAGAGCCTGAAGCGCGCGCAGTTCCGCGGCGAGCTCGAGAGCGAGTTGCACCGGGATGGCGTTCATGACATCAAGAATGAAGGTACGGCCTCCGGCTCGCTGCACCGCGTTTGGGGCGACCTGAAGGCCAAGGTTGGGGTTAGCGATCACGAACTTCTGGCTACGGCGGAGCAGGGTGAGGATGTCGCCAAGAAGACCTACCAGGATGCGCTCGAGCAGGAGCTTCCGGCCACCGTGCGTACGCTTCTTACCGAGCAGCAGAGGCACATCATCGCTTCGCATGATTTCGTGAGGAATCACAGGGATGCGACCAAGTAG
- a CDS encoding sigma-70 family RNA polymerase sigma factor — MPETSLTTILDHRRQFLAFVQRRVPDPAIAEDILQAAYLRALRHEADLDRNESVVAWFYRVLRNAVIDFYRRRSTENKALQAWGRDLETSVTPTPEAENELCACLTIVLDLIRPAYAELLRAVDLAGQPLQAFAHTQNISASNAAVRAHRARAALRRQLIKTCGACARHACIQCTCRAMS, encoded by the coding sequence ATGCCCGAAACCTCCCTCACCACCATCCTCGACCACCGCCGCCAGTTCCTGGCCTTCGTCCAGCGCCGTGTCCCCGACCCCGCCATCGCCGAGGACATCCTCCAGGCCGCCTACCTCCGCGCCCTCCGTCACGAAGCCGACCTAGACCGCAACGAGTCCGTCGTAGCCTGGTTCTACCGCGTCCTGCGCAACGCCGTCATCGACTTCTACCGCCGCCGCTCCACCGAAAACAAGGCCCTCCAGGCCTGGGGACGCGATCTCGAAACCTCCGTCACCCCCACACCAGAGGCCGAGAACGAACTCTGCGCCTGCCTCACCATCGTCCTGGACCTGATCCGCCCAGCCTACGCCGAACTTCTCCGCGCCGTAGACCTCGCCGGCCAGCCGCTCCAGGCCTTCGCCCACACCCAGAACATCTCCGCCTCGAACGCCGCCGTCCGCGCCCACCGCGCCCGCGCCGCCCTCCGCCGCCAACTCATCAAGACTTGCGGCGCCTGTGCAAGGCACGCCTGCATCCAGTGCACCTGCCGCGCAATGAGCTGA
- a CDS encoding transglycosylase domain-containing protein, whose amino-acid sequence MAVKLKYGPTARANRRGFFRGLGRGVLLIILACLLICVGLFAFYYSKYQKVVDDRFASGPIFASVAQIYAAPREIRIGQKLTVDYIARSLRTAGYNSNAQLGSFEVNGDNILIKPGPESFHSTDGATINTSGDTVQTITAENGVALRSYELEPLLITALSEDKGRGKRRLVTYKEIPPHLVQAVTSIEDRRFFEHSGINFVRIAKCGFEDLVQHHMTCGGSTLTQQLAKNFFLSRDKVFTRKIKELFITLQLEAHFTKQQIFEMYANEINIGQRGSFAINGFGEASQAFFGKPIGQLDLAQCATLAGLIQNPNRRNPYRHPDRALERRNVVLDSMVETGSITADEASRAKAEPLRLAPPNVDASEAPYFVDLVHDQLVQRIGDQDLSHQSLRIYTSLDPELQRVASEAVEIGMRHVDDLVRAEAKRHSGPVNYPQVSLIALNPHTGQILALIGGRNYGVSQLNHGNAMRPTGSIFKPFVYATAFNTSLNGTSLDESGVFTAVTKINDDSQDFVYDGKSYTPDNFKHGEFPGMVTAADALAHSLNIATIALAQKVGYGNVAALARTAGITDAKGTPSVAIGTYSASPIDMAGAYTVFANNGVHLKPWALASVRNNNGDIVADFAPEAKQVLDPRVSFLTQSLLEGVINRGTASAVRAQGFNVPAAGKTGTSHDAWFAGYTSSLLCIIWVGNDDYTNVNLEGAKAAAPLWAEFMTRAIKLPQYSDTKPFTPPTGVTNYRLDRETNLLADSSCPKDYTVAFLDGTAPQSTCSRMTQSPQSLIQDLFNTTTPPPPPVPR is encoded by the coding sequence TTGGCAGTCAAACTCAAGTACGGTCCAACCGCCAGGGCGAACCGCCGCGGCTTCTTTCGCGGCCTCGGACGCGGCGTCCTCCTCATCATCCTCGCCTGCCTCCTCATCTGCGTCGGCCTCTTCGCCTTCTACTACTCCAAGTACCAGAAGGTCGTCGACGACCGCTTCGCCTCCGGCCCCATCTTCGCCTCCGTCGCGCAGATCTACGCCGCTCCCCGCGAGATCCGCATCGGCCAGAAGCTCACCGTCGACTACATCGCCCGCAGCCTCCGCACCGCAGGCTACAACTCCAACGCCCAGCTCGGCTCCTTTGAAGTCAACGGCGACAACATCCTCATCAAGCCCGGCCCCGAGTCCTTCCACTCCACCGACGGCGCCACCATCAACACCTCTGGCGACACCGTCCAGACCATCACCGCCGAAAATGGCGTAGCCCTCCGCTCTTACGAGCTCGAACCCCTCCTCATCACCGCTCTCTCCGAAGACAAGGGCCGCGGCAAGCGCCGCCTCGTCACCTACAAAGAGATCCCCCCCCACCTCGTCCAGGCCGTCACCTCCATCGAAGACCGCCGCTTCTTCGAGCACTCCGGCATCAACTTCGTCCGCATCGCCAAGTGTGGCTTCGAAGATCTCGTCCAGCACCACATGACCTGCGGCGGCTCGACCCTCACGCAGCAGCTCGCCAAGAACTTCTTCCTCTCCCGCGACAAGGTCTTCACCCGCAAGATCAAGGAACTCTTCATCACCCTGCAGCTCGAAGCCCACTTCACCAAACAGCAGATCTTCGAGATGTACGCCAACGAGATCAACATCGGTCAGCGCGGCTCTTTCGCTATCAACGGCTTTGGAGAGGCCTCGCAGGCCTTCTTCGGCAAGCCCATTGGCCAGCTCGATCTCGCTCAGTGCGCCACCCTCGCCGGCCTCATCCAGAACCCCAACCGCCGCAACCCCTACCGCCACCCGGACCGCGCCCTCGAACGCCGCAACGTCGTCCTCGATTCCATGGTTGAAACCGGCTCCATCACCGCCGACGAAGCCTCCCGCGCCAAGGCCGAGCCTCTCCGCCTCGCGCCGCCCAACGTCGACGCCTCTGAAGCACCCTACTTCGTCGACCTCGTCCACGACCAGCTCGTCCAGCGTATCGGCGATCAGGATCTCTCCCACCAGAGCCTCCGTATCTACACCTCGCTCGACCCCGAACTCCAGCGCGTAGCCTCCGAAGCCGTCGAGATCGGCATGCGCCACGTCGACGACCTCGTCCGCGCCGAGGCAAAAAGACACTCCGGCCCCGTCAACTACCCGCAGGTCTCCCTCATCGCCCTCAATCCCCACACCGGCCAGATCCTGGCCCTCATCGGCGGCCGCAACTACGGCGTCTCGCAGCTCAATCACGGCAACGCCATGCGCCCCACCGGCTCCATCTTCAAGCCCTTCGTCTACGCCACCGCCTTCAACACCTCCCTGAACGGCACCTCGCTCGACGAGTCCGGCGTCTTCACCGCCGTCACCAAGATCAACGACGATTCCCAGGACTTCGTCTACGACGGCAAGTCCTACACCCCGGATAACTTCAAGCACGGCGAGTTCCCCGGCATGGTCACCGCCGCCGACGCCCTCGCCCACTCGCTCAACATCGCCACCATCGCCCTCGCGCAAAAGGTCGGCTACGGCAACGTCGCCGCCCTCGCCCGCACCGCCGGAATCACCGACGCCAAAGGCACCCCATCGGTTGCCATCGGCACCTACTCCGCCAGCCCCATCGACATGGCCGGTGCCTACACCGTCTTCGCCAACAACGGCGTCCACCTCAAGCCATGGGCACTCGCCAGCGTCCGCAACAACAACGGAGACATCGTCGCCGACTTCGCCCCCGAAGCCAAACAGGTCCTCGACCCCCGCGTCTCCTTCCTCACCCAGTCCCTTCTCGAAGGCGTCATCAACCGCGGCACCGCCTCCGCCGTCCGAGCCCAGGGCTTCAACGTCCCCGCCGCTGGCAAAACCGGAACCTCCCACGACGCCTGGTTCGCCGGCTACACCTCCAGCCTCCTCTGCATCATCTGGGTCGGCAACGACGACTACACCAACGTCAACCTAGAGGGAGCCAAAGCCGCCGCCCCTCTCTGGGCCGAGTTCATGACCCGCGCCATCAAGCTCCCCCAGTACTCCGACACCAAGCCCTTCACACCGCCCACGGGTGTAACCAACTACCGCCTCGACCGCGAAACCAATCTCCTCGCCGACTCAAGCTGCCCCAAGGACTACACCGTGGCCTTCCTCGACGGCACCGCCCCCCAATCCACCTGTAGCCGCATGACCCAGTCTCCCCAAAGCCTCATCCAGGACCTCTTCAACACCACGACTCCCCCACCACCACCCGTCCCCCGCTGA
- a CDS encoding DoxX family protein, with amino-acid sequence MGRYLFGVLFVVAGVMHFVLPKVYASIMPPMLPGPVLLVYVSGVAEILGGVGVMVPTTRKMAAWGLVALLIAVWPANLEMAMHPERFASVPGWALWVRLPLQLPLIWWAWVYTR; translated from the coding sequence ATGGGGCGGTATTTGTTCGGAGTGCTGTTCGTGGTGGCGGGGGTGATGCACTTTGTGCTGCCGAAGGTCTATGCGAGCATCATGCCTCCGATGCTCCCGGGGCCGGTTTTGCTGGTGTATGTGAGCGGGGTGGCGGAGATTCTAGGTGGAGTCGGGGTGATGGTGCCGACGACGCGGAAGATGGCTGCGTGGGGGTTGGTGGCTCTGCTGATTGCTGTCTGGCCGGCGAATCTGGAGATGGCGATGCATCCGGAGAGGTTTGCTTCGGTTCCGGGGTGGGCGCTCTGGGTCAGGCTGCCGCTGCAATTGCCGTTGATCTGGTGGGCTTGGGTTTATACGCGCTGA
- a CDS encoding phospholipase C: MRKYIALSLSAALVLSGCSSGTSTTTTTTTTPPAATLTPVTSSQVIKHVVVIFGENISFDHYFATYPTATNPAGENAFTAASGTPTPAGLSGTLLTANPNSTQTANGAAATNPFRLDVSQAATADQDHNYGPEQAAFNNGAMDKFPLSVGTPDSAALAKATGASAIAATNGLTMGYYDGNTVTGLWNYAQHYALNDHSFSTTFGPSTPGAINLVSGQTNGVINDIGSAADVVSDGTATGLTLVSDSDPTGDVCSSASASVHMTGRNVGDLLSAANVSWGFFEGGFDLTVTNADGSTGCGRTTTSAVTTTKKADYIPHHEPFQYYASTANLTHVRPTSAAAIGTNADAANHQYDTHDFTDALAAGNLPAVSFLKAPGFQDAHAGYSDPIDEQAFVVTMVNAIEKSSFWPNTAIILAYDDSDGWYDHMINIVNGSQSAQDALVSAGVCSSATASSTTALPGVDGVVLHAQGRCGYGTRMPLMVLSPWAKKNSVDSTVTDQSSITRFIEDTFVSSQRLGGGSFDSIAGPLTGMFDFTNNVAPNPNVVVLDPKTGLVTSGN; encoded by the coding sequence ATGCGCAAGTACATCGCCCTGTCCCTGTCAGCGGCACTCGTATTGAGTGGTTGCAGTTCCGGAACATCCACGACCACCACCACAACGACGACGCCACCGGCCGCTACACTTACCCCGGTGACGAGCAGCCAGGTGATCAAGCATGTTGTGGTGATCTTCGGCGAAAACATCTCGTTCGATCACTACTTCGCGACTTACCCGACGGCGACGAATCCGGCTGGCGAGAATGCGTTCACAGCGGCTTCGGGCACACCGACCCCGGCGGGACTCAGCGGGACTCTGCTGACGGCAAACCCGAACAGCACGCAGACGGCAAATGGGGCGGCGGCAACCAACCCATTCCGGCTCGATGTGAGCCAGGCAGCTACGGCCGATCAGGATCACAACTACGGTCCGGAGCAGGCGGCGTTCAACAACGGCGCGATGGATAAGTTTCCGCTTTCCGTTGGAACGCCAGATAGCGCGGCGCTTGCCAAGGCCACGGGCGCTTCGGCGATCGCGGCGACCAACGGGCTGACGATGGGCTACTACGACGGCAACACGGTAACGGGGCTCTGGAACTATGCACAGCACTATGCGTTGAACGATCATTCGTTCTCGACGACCTTCGGGCCTTCGACGCCTGGCGCGATCAACCTAGTTTCGGGGCAGACGAACGGCGTGATCAATGACATAGGGTCGGCTGCTGACGTGGTTTCAGACGGTACGGCGACCGGGCTCACGCTGGTCAGCGACTCGGATCCTACAGGTGACGTCTGCTCGAGCGCGAGTGCGAGCGTGCACATGACGGGGCGGAACGTCGGCGACCTGCTGAGCGCGGCCAATGTCTCGTGGGGCTTCTTTGAGGGTGGGTTTGACCTGACGGTGACCAATGCGGATGGTTCGACAGGATGTGGTCGGACCACCACTTCTGCCGTGACTACCACGAAGAAAGCGGATTACATTCCGCACCATGAGCCTTTCCAGTACTACGCGAGCACGGCGAATCTAACTCATGTTCGGCCGACTTCGGCTGCGGCGATTGGCACGAACGCGGATGCTGCGAACCACCAGTACGATACGCATGACTTCACGGACGCGCTCGCGGCGGGTAACCTTCCAGCGGTGAGCTTCCTGAAGGCTCCTGGATTCCAGGATGCGCATGCGGGCTACTCGGATCCGATCGATGAGCAGGCGTTCGTTGTGACTATGGTGAACGCGATCGAGAAGTCGTCGTTCTGGCCTAATACCGCGATTATTCTTGCGTACGACGATTCTGACGGGTGGTATGACCACATGATCAACATTGTCAACGGTTCGCAGTCGGCGCAGGACGCGCTGGTGAGCGCTGGAGTCTGCAGCAGCGCGACGGCGAGTTCGACGACGGCTCTGCCGGGCGTCGACGGCGTGGTGCTGCATGCGCAGGGACGCTGCGGCTACGGAACGAGAATGCCGCTGATGGTGCTCTCGCCGTGGGCGAAGAAGAACTCGGTTGACTCGACGGTGACGGATCAGAGTTCGATCACGCGGTTTATCGAGGACACGTTCGTATCCAGCCAGAGGCTTGGCGGCGGGTCGTTCGATAGCATCGCCGGGCCGCTGACGGGGATGTTCGACTTCACCAACAATGTGGCGCCGAACCCGAATGTCGTTGTGCTCGATCCAAAGACGGGACTTGTGACGAGCGGCAACTAG
- a CDS encoding multicopper oxidase family protein, translating into MSKSRRAFLQQASAFGLMARPGAALFGERPHAMQEPMMKPVWATPAKPMLHVLELPPFVDALPLPEKAPLVHSAKGTKKLQIRMREIHVPVHRDLPPTRMWSYGDTALAPLIEARAHQPIEIEWVNDLPATHFLPVDHSLHGCGRELPEVRAIAHVHGARVPRKDDGYPDDWFAPGKSLTCHYPLKQDATALWYHDHAMGLSRLNVYAGLFGMFLIRDEAEDRLGLPSGKYEVPLIFYDRDFSNDGQFFYPTSGDPEHPWVSEFAGDAILINGKIRPYFEIEPRLYRFRMVNVANSRFFRLSVAETGRGTVAMPLRVIGGDQGMLEAPAEMKVVTFAPGERVDVLVDFSGAAGKKVYLRNGALEVMEFRVGGPTTEAGSVPAVLRKMDRLQESSAVKTRTVTLNEYRDKVGNSMVMLLNRMHWHEPVTETPRLNTTEIWEFVNLTEDVHPMHLHLVRFQILDRRTFDTFEYIMHKELKFTAPAVKPEAWEAGWKDVVQCSAGVITRVLIRFEGYTGKYLYHCHILEHEANDMMRPFEVVS; encoded by the coding sequence TTGTCCAAGTCACGACGTGCGTTTCTTCAGCAGGCTTCGGCCTTTGGGTTGATGGCAAGGCCGGGAGCGGCTCTTTTTGGAGAGAGGCCGCATGCCATGCAGGAGCCGATGATGAAGCCGGTGTGGGCTACTCCCGCGAAGCCGATGCTGCATGTGCTGGAGTTGCCACCGTTTGTGGACGCGCTGCCTCTACCGGAAAAGGCGCCGCTGGTGCACTCGGCGAAGGGGACGAAGAAGCTCCAGATACGGATGCGGGAGATCCACGTGCCGGTGCATCGGGACCTGCCGCCGACGCGGATGTGGAGCTATGGGGATACGGCGCTGGCTCCGCTGATCGAGGCGCGGGCGCATCAGCCGATCGAGATTGAGTGGGTGAACGATCTGCCGGCGACGCATTTTCTACCGGTAGACCACTCGCTGCATGGGTGCGGGCGGGAGTTGCCGGAGGTGAGGGCGATTGCGCATGTGCATGGGGCGCGGGTTCCGAGGAAGGATGACGGGTATCCCGACGACTGGTTTGCGCCGGGGAAGAGTTTGACGTGTCACTATCCGCTGAAGCAGGATGCGACGGCGCTTTGGTATCACGATCATGCGATGGGGTTGAGCCGGTTGAATGTGTATGCGGGCTTGTTTGGGATGTTTCTGATCCGGGATGAGGCGGAGGATCGGCTTGGGCTGCCTTCGGGGAAGTATGAGGTTCCGCTGATTTTCTATGATCGGGACTTCTCGAACGATGGGCAATTCTTTTATCCGACTTCGGGGGATCCGGAGCATCCGTGGGTGTCGGAGTTCGCCGGGGACGCGATCCTGATCAATGGGAAGATCCGACCCTACTTCGAGATTGAGCCGCGGCTGTACCGGTTTCGGATGGTGAATGTGGCGAACAGCCGGTTTTTTCGGTTGTCGGTGGCGGAGACGGGCCGGGGAACGGTGGCGATGCCGCTAAGAGTGATTGGCGGGGACCAAGGCATGCTCGAGGCTCCGGCGGAGATGAAGGTGGTGACGTTTGCGCCGGGGGAACGAGTGGATGTGCTGGTGGACTTCTCCGGGGCGGCGGGGAAAAAGGTCTACCTGCGGAATGGGGCGCTGGAGGTGATGGAGTTTCGGGTGGGTGGTCCGACCACGGAGGCGGGGAGTGTTCCGGCGGTGCTGCGGAAGATGGATCGGCTGCAGGAGTCGTCGGCGGTGAAGACGCGGACGGTGACGCTGAACGAGTATCGCGACAAGGTGGGGAACTCGATGGTGATGCTGCTGAATCGGATGCACTGGCATGAGCCTGTGACGGAGACGCCGCGGCTGAATACGACGGAGATCTGGGAGTTCGTGAACCTGACGGAGGATGTGCACCCGATGCATCTGCACCTTGTCCGCTTCCAGATCCTCGATCGGCGGACGTTCGATACGTTCGAGTACATCATGCACAAGGAGCTGAAGTTTACCGCGCCTGCGGTGAAGCCGGAGGCCTGGGAAGCGGGGTGGAAAGATGTCGTGCAGTGCAGCGCGGGGGTGATTACGCGAGTGCTGATCCGATTCGAGGGGTATACGGGGAAGTACCTTTACCACTGCCACATTCTGGAGCATGAGGCGAACGACATGATGCGGCCGTTTGAGGTGGTGAGCTAA